From Marinobacterium sp. LSUCC0821, a single genomic window includes:
- the proC gene encoding pyrroline-5-carboxylate reductase, protein MQPTIAFIGTGNMAGAILEGLIATGYPAAQLWATRRQKEKLATFQALGVNTTADNEQAIAAADIVVISVKPQMMQQTLKALAPALQSRKPLLISVAAGISCDSLERWAGGDIPVIRAMPNTPSLLKLGACGLFATETVTELQREQAQAITDAVGISVWCEQEQGIDQVTAVSGSGPAYFFLMMEKMIDAGIALGMSPENARELTLQTALGAAEMAKQTGIEPAQLRKNVTSPGGTTEQAILSFERDELGRVVETAMLACMNRAAEMSEILGADE, encoded by the coding sequence TTGCAACCAACTATCGCATTTATCGGCACTGGCAACATGGCCGGTGCAATTTTGGAAGGTCTTATTGCTACCGGCTACCCTGCAGCTCAGCTTTGGGCTACTCGTCGCCAGAAGGAAAAACTAGCTACCTTCCAAGCACTTGGGGTCAACACTACTGCAGATAACGAACAGGCGATTGCAGCGGCTGATATTGTGGTTATTTCTGTAAAACCGCAGATGATGCAACAGACACTCAAAGCACTAGCGCCAGCACTTCAGAGCCGCAAGCCGCTACTTATCTCAGTTGCTGCGGGTATCTCTTGCGACTCTTTGGAGCGTTGGGCTGGTGGTGATATCCCTGTTATCCGTGCCATGCCAAACACTCCATCACTGCTCAAACTAGGTGCGTGCGGTCTGTTTGCAACAGAGACCGTCACTGAGCTTCAACGCGAGCAGGCACAGGCTATAACCGATGCGGTTGGCATCTCTGTTTGGTGTGAGCAAGAGCAGGGGATCGACCAAGTCACTGCCGTTTCCGGTTCAGGCCCTGCCTATTTCTTCCTGATGATGGAGAAGATGATTGATGCAGGTATTGCCTTGGGTATGAGCCCAGAGAATGCCCGCGAGTTAACGCTTCAAACCGCGTTAGGTGCTGCCGAAATGGCGAAGCAGACAGGCATTGAACCGGCACAATTGCGAAAAAATGTAACCTCTCCGGGAGGCACGACAGAGCAAGCTATTCTGAGCTTTGAACGGGATGAGCTTGGCCGTGTCGTTGAAACAGCGATGCTTGCCTGCATGAACCGTGCTGCAGAGATGAGTGAAATTCTCGGAGCTGATGAGTAA
- a CDS encoding YggS family pyridoxal phosphate-dependent enzyme codes for MSTIAESFEKVSSQIKEACDLAKRPVESVQLLAVSKTRSADEVREMAALGQQAFGENYLQESLDKIVATEDLSLEWHFIGPIQSNKTKPIAENFSWVHSVDRLKIAERLSAQRPYYADDLNICLQVNSSREESKSGCLPEDALALALKMSALPRVKLRGLMAIPEATDDLAKQHQQFREVRELFETIKAEIPEIDTLSMGMSDDLIPAVEEGATIVRIGTALFGPRNYNQ; via the coding sequence ATGAGTACTATAGCAGAGAGTTTTGAAAAGGTTAGTTCACAGATCAAAGAAGCCTGTGATCTTGCAAAACGCCCGGTTGAAAGCGTGCAGTTACTAGCCGTCAGCAAGACCCGAAGTGCCGATGAGGTGAGGGAGATGGCCGCTTTGGGGCAACAAGCCTTTGGCGAGAACTACCTTCAGGAGTCGCTCGATAAAATCGTCGCAACAGAGGATTTATCGCTGGAGTGGCACTTTATCGGTCCGATTCAGTCGAATAAGACTAAACCTATCGCAGAGAACTTTAGCTGGGTGCACAGTGTCGACCGACTCAAAATTGCCGAGCGACTCTCAGCACAACGCCCCTACTATGCAGATGATCTCAATATCTGCCTGCAGGTTAATAGCAGCCGCGAAGAGAGCAAATCGGGGTGCCTTCCAGAGGATGCGCTTGCACTAGCGCTAAAAATGTCTGCGCTACCGCGTGTTAAGCTCAGAGGCTTAATGGCTATCCCAGAAGCGACAGATGACTTGGCAAAGCAGCACCAACAGTTTCGCGAAGTTCGCGAGCTTTTTGAGACAATTAAAGCTGAAATTCCCGAAATCGATACGCTCTCTATGGGAATGTCAGACGATCTTATTCCAGCCGTCGAAGAGGGTGCTACCATAGTGCGCATTGGCACCGCACTCTTCGGGCCACGTAATTACAACCAATAA